CTGTAACATTTTTAAAAGTAACAAGAGTTATTCTAATAGCAGAAGGTAAATATAATGAACCATCTGCAATATCATTTAAAGAAATTCTTGCCTCAATACAATCATTAACATCACTAATAACAGCAAGATATCCTGAAGTAGGTGGTGAATACCATATACCACCATCCCATAGTTCAATATCAAAATTACCTTCCGAGGTGGAATGAAAAGCTATTATTCTATCTGCGAGTGCCCTGTTTGAAAGACCAAGTTGAGCATCATCTCCTATCCAGTTATAGGATGTTGGATCAGCGGGATTTCCAAGAGAAATTTCAACATGTATTAAATCCTTATCTGATGGTCCAATATCCTGAAATTTTATTAAAAAATACATCCAGTTATTATCACATGTTAATCTAAATTCTGTTAAATCAAGATATAAAGTATTTCCAAGGTCTGTTCTATAATCATTTAAATCTCCCTTATAAATAAATTCACCATTAGAAAATGTATAATCATGAATTTCTAACGGAGGAGTTCCTATCCAGTCTGTTATATTTCCATCTACAGTTATAGTATGAAAAATTATTAAAAACTTTATTAAACCCATTTTAACTCTCCTTTTAAAAAATTATAAAAAAAATTTGTTTTAAAATCAAATTTAAAAATATAATTTCAATTGATGAAATCCTATACAGAGTATATATGGTTTAATACAAAGAAGAAAAAAGAACTCGTTCATATTACTGATAAAATAGAGGAAATTGTGAAGAAAAGTAAAATTAAAGAGGGATTTTGCCTTATATCAGCAATGCATGTTACTGCCTCTGTATTTGTTAATGATTATGAATCAGGGATAATGGAGGATATAATAAATTGGCTTGAGAAACTGGCTCCCTATAAAAAAGATTATAAGCATCACTTAACAGGTGAAGATAATGCTGATGCTCATTTAAAATCTCTCTTGATGCATCACCAGGTTATAGTTCCTGTTACAGATGGAAAACTTGATTTAGGTCCCTGGCAGAGAATTTTCTATGCTGAATTTGATGGGCAGAGAAGAAAAAGAGTTGTTGTAAAAATCTTAGGAGAATAGGCTTAATCTGACTCTTGAAATTTAATTAGAACCCCCTGTAAATACCTGTATAACTGAGATATGAAAAAAATAATTTTAATTTTTGTTTTAGTTTTTTAAACAACAAACTCTTTGCTCAAAAAAAGTTCCCTTTACACTTGAAGATAGATATATTCATATTTTTATTGGGATTGTTGCTGCTTTTGCAGGGATTGTAACTATTACAATAGGATTTGCAATATGGGATAGGAGAAGAGCACTTCAGCCTTAAAGGAATATTCAAAGAAAATCCTGAACTTGCCAAAATAATTAAAAATTTTGGACTATAAAAGTTGCTATTTTTAATGAAAAACAAACTCTTACATAAAATTTTCTATTATCTTTTATTCAACATTTAAAACCTTTATAGTTTCTGTATATTTTCCCATCTTAACCTTTATAAAATAGGTGTTCTTATTAATTCCAGATAAGTTTATTTCAAGCCTCTGCATACCTTTCTCAAAATACCCATAAT
This genomic interval from candidate division WOR-3 bacterium contains the following:
- a CDS encoding secondary thiamine-phosphate synthase enzyme YjbQ, which produces MKSYTEYIWFNTKKKKELVHITDKIEEIVKKSKIKEGFCLISAMHVTASVFVNDYESGIMEDIINWLEKLAPYKKDYKHHLTGEDNADAHLKSLLMHHQVIVPVTDGKLDLGPWQRIFYAEFDGQRRKRVVVKILGE